A window of Coturnix japonica isolate 7356 chromosome 2, Coturnix japonica 2.1, whole genome shotgun sequence contains these coding sequences:
- the LRRC14 gene encoding LOW QUALITY PROTEIN: leucine-rich repeat-containing protein 14 (The sequence of the model RefSeq protein was modified relative to this genomic sequence to represent the inferred CDS: inserted 1 base in 1 codon), with protein sequence MTRIRTLSAGRHLISCVCRPSCSAVTAGLRDDSGPRSSLRVLDMTGLQDGSSPDPRSLTLWSGTVLLAKACLEASQPQTQCRAAKRPKPSPRPPVEIYVDLFVNSTSAAILKAALRSNGALRLRCRDFHAEELSLNTTMEILGALEPAGLRRVELRFNNLGLVGLCRVVPLLSRFPNLGSLKLPYSNVDVRRLGXQDGCQELPKALGRIRGLRELNLASCRLSGWIPLLLGSLHVPLQSLELPYCHLCPTDLQFLSHSPHTSTLKKLDVSGHVLPPSLLPHFLHLLHVLSPTLQHLDVGHCGIRDPQVPPLLTPLRSCRVLSYLGLYGNPMSANGVKVLLEGTLPIATLKRVVYPCPIDLQQDPDADDEAPLSALQDELRGILRGAGRDEDTWTCSVLQQGGGDFFGM encoded by the exons ATGACCAGGATCCGCAC CTTGTCCGCAGGCCGCCACCTGATAAGCTGTGTGTGCAGGCCATCCTGCTCTGCCGTCACCGCCGGGTTACGGGATGACAGCGG cccccgcTCGTCCCTCCGCGTCCTGGACATGACGGGTCTCCAAGATGGCTCCAGCCCCGACCCCCGCAGCCTCACCCTGTGGTCCGGCACCGTCCTGTTAGCCAAGGCCTGTTTGGAGGcatcccaaccccaaacccaatgccg gGCCGCCAAGCGACCCAAGCCGTCCCCACGTCCCCCAGTAGAAATCTACGTGGACCTGTTTGTCAACAGCACCTCGGCGGCCATTTTGAAGGCCGCCCTTCGCTCCAATGGGGCCCTACGTCTGCGCTGCCGCGACTTCCACGCGGAGGAGCTGTCACTAAACACAACCATGGAGATATTGGGGGCCCTGGAGCCTGCGGGGCTGCGACGGGTCGAACTGAGATTCAACAACCTGGGGCTGGTGGGGTTGTGTCGGGTCGTGCCTCTGTTGAGTCGCTTCCCcaacctgggcagcctgaaacTGCCCTACAGCAACGTGGACGTGAGGAGGTTGG GgcaagatggctgccaagagCTGCCCAAGGCCTTGGGGCGGATACGGGGGCTCAGGGAGCTCAACTTGGCCTCGTGTCGATTGAGCGGGTGGATACCGCTGTTATTGGG GTCCCTCCATGTCCCATTACAAAGCCTGGAGCTCCCCTATTGCCACCTGTGCCCCACAGATCTGCAGTTCctgtcccacagcccccacaCATCGACCCTAaagaagctggatgtgagcgGCCACGTCCTGCCCCCGTCCCTCCTGCCCCAtttcctccatctcctccacGTTCTCTCCCCGACCCTACAACACCTGGATGTGGGGCACTGCGGGATCCGGGACCCACAAGTGCCgcccctattgaccccattgaggAGCTGTAGGGTCCTGTCCTACCTGGGACTCTATGGGAACCCCATGTCGGCCAATGGGGTcaaggtgctgctggaggggacCCTCCCCATAGCGACCCTAAAGAGGGTGGTgtatccctgccccatagatttaCAGCAAG atcccgaTGCTGACGATGAAGCCCCATTGTCGGCCCTACAGGACGAGCTGCGGGGGATCCTccgtggggctgggagggatgaGGACACGTGGACCTGCAGCGTCCTACAGCAGGGGGGGGGGGACTTCTTtgggatgtaa
- the C2H8orf82 gene encoding UPF0598 protein C8orf82 homolog, protein RVKLYLDDAKVKNFTTCFKDERFLSFFFRHLRPNVTGRYVDSFPFVSHCGPERNYVRCQDLPIVFNGVLEGDKGPLLSYNWGGRSLTTPFLPHTLTYWAHNGRVYHPGPKGGGGVGLVTSALVELWGDGFRYGAGDGESPTHLVWGGRSYELKHPLLGTLRDMGRLWGDRERMVAP, encoded by the exons AGGGTCAAA CTGTACCTGGATGACGCCAAAGTGAAGAACTTCACCACCTGCTTTAAAG ACGAGCGCTTCCTGTCCTTCTTCTTCCGCCACCTCCGCCCCAATGTCACTGGTCGTTATGTGGATTCCTTCCCCTTCGTGTCCCACTGCGGCCCCGAACGCAACTACGTGCGCTGCCAGGACCTGCCCATAGTGTTCAAtggggtcctggaaggggatAAAGGCCCTTTATTGTCCTATAACTGGGGCGGGAGGAGCCTGACCACCCCGTTCCTGCCCCACACGTTGACCTACTGGGCCCACAACGGGAGGGTTTATCATCCGGGACCTAAAGGGGGAgggggtgtggggctggtgACGTCGGCCTTGGTGGAGCTGTGGGGCGATGGGTtccgctatggggcaggggatggggagagcCCGACCCATTTGGTGTGGGGCGGGAGGAGCTATGAGTTGAAGCATCCCCTATTGGGGACGTTAAGGGAcatggggcggctatggggcgaCAGGGAGCGCATggtggccccatag
- the LOC116652998 gene encoding tetra-peptide repeat homeobox protein 1-like — protein MDQEMMVGAHMGLYGPGDGGGGSYGIMDQEMMVGAHTEQYGPGDGAWGSYGTSRWCWGLIWDHMDQEMVGVHIEPIRPRRRHLGSHMSPAGAHGAPTSGDGSFRSYWWPHRSYGSFRPHRWPHKSFRPHRWPRTSFRPHRWPHKSFRPHRWLCTSFRPHFWPPKFFRPYRRPHKFFRPHNDPTCSSHPIDGPTSSSGPTDGPTHPSDTTVGPTRPSGPIDGPTRPSGPIDGPTRPSGPIDGPTSSSDPIDGPTCPSGPIDGPTHSSDPIDGPTHSSGPTVGPTHPSGPIDGPTCPSGTIDGPTRPSGPIDGPTRPSDPIDGPTHPSGPIDVLMSLLPPKCPPFTPQAQCHPIVLQLENPKSPHKKGPVLPFL, from the exons atggaCCAGGAGATGATGGTGGGGGCTcatatgggattatatggaCCAGGAGATGGTGGTGGGGGCTCATATGGGATTATGGACCAGGAGATGATGGTGGGGGCTCATACAGAACAATATGGACCGGGAGATGGTGCTTGGGGCTCATATGGGACCAGCAGGTGGTGCTGGGGGCTCATATGGGATCATATGGACCAGGAGATGGTGGGGGTCCATATAGAACCCATAAGGCCCAGGAGAAGACACTTGGGTTCCCATATGAGCCCAGCAGGTGCCCATGGTGCCCCCACAAGTGGAGATGGGTCCTTCAGATCCTATTGgtggccccatagatcctatgGGTCCTTCaggccccatagatggccccaCAAGTCCTTCaggccccatagatggccccGCACATCCTTCaggccccatagatggccccaCAAGTCCTTCAGGCCCCATAGATGGCTCTGCACATCCTTCAGACCCCATTTCTGGCCCCCCAAGTTCTTCAGGCCATATAGACGGCCCCACAAGTTCTTcagaccccataatgaccccacATGTTCTTCACACCCCATAGATGGCCCCACAAGTTCTTCAGGCCCCACAGATGGCCCCACACATCCTTCAGACACCACTGTTGGCCCCACACGTCCTTCaggccccatagatggcccaACACGTCCTTCaggccccatagatggccccaCACGTCCTTCAG gccccatagatggccccaCAAGTTCttcagaccccatagatggcccCACATGTCCTTCaggccccatagatggccccaCACATTCttcagaccccatagatggcccCACACATTCTTCAGGCCCCACTGTTGGCCCCACACATCCTTCaggccccatagatggccccaCATGTCCTTCAGGTACCATAGATGGCCCCACACGTCCTTCaggccccatagatggccccaCACGTccctcagaccccatagatggcccCACACATCCTTCAGGCCCCATTGACGTCCTCATGTCCCTCCTGCCCCCCAAGTGCCCTCCCTTTACCCCCCAAgcccaatgtcaccccatagtCCTCCAGCTGGAGAATCCCAAATCCCCCCATAAGAAGGGTCCGGTCCTTCCGTTCCTCTGA